One window of Dyadobacter sandarakinus genomic DNA carries:
- a CDS encoding site-specific integrase, producing the protein MATTKYYLKKPKPNGNCLISLYFRYGTEQVVVSTNQFIKPKSWDAKNQKAKASHEAYLELNANLDRWRNEVQKIYQQRLYQKLSITPADLKPLFEREIRTDKYEAAPEKGKPGLIEFVTKYIKSVEGFKNANTIKTYRSHLKMLTAYQTDAKKKTIAFNDITLDFYHDFKRFMVEVKKYNENTQNKHTGFLKFFLNEATERKENDNIEFKSRRFSTPRKEVDSIYLNEDEIKLLMKLDLSAESRLEKVRDLFIVGCFTGLRFSDLTAIQAENISPDFKYLKTKTIKTDEYLEIPIHPIVRKVMEKYKGKTPNNLPPVISNQKMNEYLKEIGEKANLSDDVALFEKKGKVRTQKKVSKFSLITSHTARRSFATNEYLAGTPSYAIMAITGHRTEKAFLTYIKVTKKQYARQLSEIWKERFKDE; encoded by the coding sequence ATGGCTACTACAAAATACTATCTCAAAAAACCAAAACCAAATGGCAATTGCCTGATATCCTTGTACTTCCGCTATGGAACTGAGCAGGTTGTGGTTTCTACCAATCAGTTTATAAAGCCCAAATCCTGGGACGCCAAAAACCAGAAGGCAAAAGCCAGTCATGAAGCCTATTTGGAGCTCAACGCTAACCTGGATCGGTGGCGAAATGAAGTTCAGAAGATATACCAGCAGCGGCTTTACCAGAAACTGTCGATCACTCCCGCCGACCTGAAACCGCTATTTGAGCGCGAGATAAGGACTGATAAATATGAAGCAGCTCCGGAGAAAGGTAAGCCCGGCCTGATCGAGTTCGTCACCAAATACATCAAGTCCGTAGAGGGATTTAAGAATGCCAATACGATCAAGACGTACCGCTCGCATTTGAAAATGTTGACAGCCTATCAGACGGATGCGAAGAAGAAGACCATTGCGTTCAACGACATCACGCTCGATTTCTACCACGATTTCAAAAGGTTTATGGTTGAGGTCAAGAAATACAATGAGAACACGCAGAATAAGCACACCGGCTTCTTAAAGTTCTTCCTGAACGAGGCGACCGAGCGCAAGGAAAATGACAACATCGAGTTCAAGAGTCGGCGGTTTTCGACACCCCGTAAAGAGGTGGATTCGATTTACCTAAATGAAGATGAGATCAAGCTCCTGATGAAGCTTGATCTATCAGCCGAGTCCAGGCTGGAAAAAGTGCGGGATCTCTTCATCGTTGGCTGCTTCACAGGCCTTCGCTTCTCCGACCTCACGGCTATACAAGCCGAAAATATTTCGCCTGATTTCAAATACCTGAAAACTAAGACGATCAAGACAGACGAATACCTAGAAATCCCGATCCACCCAATCGTCAGGAAGGTAATGGAGAAATACAAGGGCAAGACACCGAACAACTTGCCTCCGGTAATATCTAATCAAAAGATGAATGAATATCTCAAAGAAATCGGCGAAAAGGCCAATCTGAGCGATGACGTGGCTTTATTCGAAAAGAAAGGAAAAGTCCGGACGCAGAAAAAGGTGAGTAAGTTTTCGTTAATTACGTCCCACACAGCCAGGCGATCATTTGCAACCAATGAGTATCTTGCCGGCACTCCCTCCTACGCCATCATGGCAATCACCGGCCACCGGACCGAAAAAGCATTTTTAACATACATCAAGGTAACCAAAAAACAGTACGCGCGGCAGCTTTCAGAGATCTGGAAGGAGCGGTTTAAAGATGAGTGA
- a CDS encoding DNA cytosine methyltransferase: MPSRITQTSDLKAVDFFCGAGGVTCGFTNIGIKVLGGIDIDPKFKDTYELNNDAKFINKDVSNLEPEKLQEYLPIERNEDNLIFVGCSPCQYYSNLKSDKTKSESGRLLLEDFKEFVLFYRPGFVFIENVPGLETKKGSPLHLFKKALRKEGYTFDQNVLNAKYFGVPQNRRRFVLLATRLSNYQIELPRQVRAKNSIVTVQKAIGNFEIFPKIEAGNKDETRFQHSCAKLSDLNLQRVRQVPHNGGTRKAWENDSELQLECYKNHNGHYDVYGRLFWDRPAPTITTRFIYTSTGRYSHPDQDRALSLREGATLQSFPLDYQFYSSNQGTIATMIGNAVPPKLSEAIGESIKQHWDKWLNSLPEQEQLIS; this comes from the coding sequence ATGCCTAGTAGGATAACACAAACATCTGATTTAAAGGCCGTTGATTTTTTTTGTGGAGCGGGTGGCGTGACTTGTGGCTTTACGAATATTGGGATTAAGGTGCTTGGCGGTATTGACATCGACCCTAAATTCAAGGATACTTATGAACTGAACAATGATGCCAAGTTTATCAATAAAGACGTTTCAAACCTTGAACCCGAGAAACTTCAAGAATACTTGCCCATTGAAAGAAACGAAGATAATCTCATATTCGTTGGTTGCAGTCCATGTCAATACTATTCCAATCTTAAATCAGATAAAACCAAATCGGAGTCGGGAAGACTCTTGCTGGAGGATTTCAAGGAATTTGTCTTGTTTTACAGGCCAGGGTTTGTCTTCATCGAAAACGTCCCGGGTTTAGAGACAAAGAAAGGGAGTCCACTACATCTCTTTAAAAAAGCTTTACGGAAAGAAGGTTACACGTTCGATCAAAATGTACTAAATGCAAAATATTTTGGTGTTCCTCAAAATAGACGCAGGTTCGTGCTATTAGCAACACGTCTGTCAAATTACCAAATCGAGCTCCCAAGACAGGTTCGTGCGAAAAATTCAATTGTAACCGTTCAAAAAGCAATCGGCAACTTCGAAATATTCCCAAAAATAGAAGCCGGAAACAAAGATGAGACTAGATTTCAGCATTCATGTGCTAAGCTATCAGACTTAAACCTACAAAGAGTAAGACAGGTCCCTCACAACGGAGGCACTAGAAAAGCTTGGGAGAATGATAGCGAACTTCAATTGGAATGCTATAAGAATCACAATGGGCACTATGATGTCTACGGCAGACTATTTTGGGATAGGCCAGCACCTACAATTACAACCAGATTTATTTACACAAGTACAGGTCGCTACTCACATCCCGATCAGGATAGGGCACTCTCACTCAGGGAGGGAGCTACATTACAGTCGTTTCCACTAGATTATCAATTTTACTCTTCAAATCAAGGCACCATTGCAACCATGATTGGTAATGCAGTGCCTCCAAAATTATCGGAAGCCATTGGAGAATCTATTAAACAGCATTGGGATAAATGGCTAAATTCGTTACCAGAGCAAGAGCAATTGATCTCTTAG
- a CDS encoding ATP-binding protein, with protein MAKFVTRARAIDLLGRQQIAGIPTAINELFKNAHDAYADHVEVDYLRKDQIFILRDDGLGMTKEDFENRWLVLATESKFANHKIPLPPTDSNKPLRPIMGEKGIGRLAIASIGKQVLIVTRAIRNGELGNTVAAFINWALFESPGINLDQVVIPVKEFSGSIIPSLADVEAMKNESILSLLSLFRNSDITKENARDLITEIKNFRVDPLSLMQSLPGALSLENHSGTHFYIGSCDDSLNANIDGNDKDKDEASTLEKMLVGFTNTITPQHAKPSVKTAFRDYRGNDDTYFDLIGEDAFISPHEFEKVDHHFRGEFDDFGQFRGDVTIYDHEFSDHKIIWNENSFKRTACGRFSIDCAYLQGDHKQSYLDPILHSQLKSKLNRYGGLYIYKDGIRILPYGDNNYDFLDFERNRSKSASYYFFSYRRIIGTVNISKEFNDNLTEKAGREGFIENQAYRQLRSILKNFFVQLAADFFREKGGESTDVFLSLRKEREKMYRAREQREKRAKERKDKFVAELNAFFQNVQNGKIQKDIADLLTKTRKNLQSISSIKDVDDASNALINYEFEARKSLVYLRMRNKILAPRGFVLSKENRRNWEVYLEEYESISNKYFLEAEAAVDHLVSDYQKSFKLEVSQRKRIEKHVELISDEAKDTTKKRYDEARSIAEEVSSRVRKLTQELMENLEQTIRSAKLQLPTLKLTESEDSQIFESIRSIESPIIEEKDYANLILENIIHQLDNIYWEKDEQGKIITNAQITDAIEEELEEVKEKMYADIELTQLGLAVNIIHHEFNSTVNSLRSGIRDLKRWADIDTKIDTTYKNIRSNFEHLDSYLSLLTPFNRRLYRREEVIRCEEIYVFLQDVFKGRIERHNIQLNRTKGFSQSRINGYRSIFYPVFVNVVDNAIHWLKTKADDGPRVIRLHATDDGTLYISNNGPQVAVNDYEKIFELGFSRKAGGRGMGLQISKEVLRNASYDISLSEPRKDMTVTFAIKPLK; from the coding sequence ATGGCTAAATTCGTTACCAGAGCAAGAGCAATTGATCTCTTAGGCAGACAGCAGATTGCTGGAATTCCGACAGCCATAAATGAGCTATTCAAAAATGCCCATGATGCCTATGCAGATCATGTAGAGGTCGACTATTTAAGAAAAGACCAAATTTTCATTCTCAGAGACGACGGCTTGGGAATGACGAAGGAAGATTTCGAGAACAGATGGTTGGTCCTAGCCACTGAAAGCAAGTTTGCGAATCACAAGATCCCCCTGCCTCCCACAGATTCAAATAAGCCCTTACGCCCAATAATGGGGGAGAAAGGCATTGGGAGGCTAGCCATAGCCTCTATTGGCAAGCAAGTACTAATAGTCACGAGAGCTATTCGTAACGGAGAGCTTGGGAACACCGTTGCTGCATTTATTAATTGGGCTTTATTTGAAAGCCCAGGGATAAACTTAGATCAGGTTGTAATTCCGGTAAAGGAATTTTCAGGTAGCATTATTCCTTCTCTAGCAGATGTTGAAGCAATGAAAAATGAGTCAATTCTCTCATTGCTTAGTTTATTCAGAAATAGTGACATCACAAAAGAAAATGCGCGCGACCTGATTACCGAAATCAAAAACTTTCGAGTGGATCCACTAAGCTTGATGCAAAGCCTGCCGGGAGCCTTATCCTTAGAAAACCATTCGGGAACACATTTTTATATAGGCTCATGTGATGACAGTCTAAATGCTAATATTGACGGTAACGACAAAGACAAAGATGAGGCATCCACATTAGAGAAAATGCTTGTTGGGTTTACCAATACCATCACACCGCAACATGCAAAGCCCTCAGTAAAAACTGCTTTCCGAGATTACAGAGGTAATGATGACACCTATTTTGACCTAATAGGTGAGGACGCATTCATAAGCCCTCATGAGTTCGAAAAAGTTGACCATCACTTCAGAGGTGAATTTGACGATTTCGGCCAATTCAGAGGAGATGTTACAATCTATGATCACGAATTTTCGGATCACAAAATAATTTGGAATGAGAATAGTTTCAAAAGAACGGCCTGTGGCCGATTCTCGATTGACTGCGCATATTTACAAGGTGATCACAAGCAATCCTACCTTGATCCAATTCTACATAGCCAGCTAAAAAGTAAGCTTAATAGATATGGCGGGCTGTACATTTACAAGGACGGCATTAGGATTTTACCCTACGGGGATAACAACTATGATTTTTTGGATTTTGAGCGGAATCGATCCAAAAGCGCCTCCTATTACTTTTTTTCTTATCGAAGAATTATAGGTACAGTTAACATTAGCAAAGAATTCAATGACAATTTGACAGAAAAAGCAGGGAGGGAAGGCTTCATAGAAAATCAAGCCTATCGTCAGCTAAGAAGTATTCTCAAGAATTTCTTTGTGCAATTGGCAGCCGACTTTTTCAGGGAAAAAGGTGGCGAGTCCACCGATGTTTTCCTTTCGCTACGAAAGGAACGGGAAAAAATGTATCGAGCCAGGGAACAAAGAGAAAAAAGAGCAAAGGAGCGAAAAGACAAATTTGTTGCTGAACTTAATGCCTTTTTTCAAAACGTTCAAAATGGAAAAATTCAAAAAGACATCGCGGATCTACTTACAAAAACGCGAAAAAACCTACAATCTATTTCCTCAATTAAAGACGTCGACGACGCAAGCAATGCATTAATAAACTATGAGTTTGAGGCTCGAAAAAGCTTAGTATATTTAAGGATGCGAAATAAGATTCTAGCTCCTCGAGGCTTTGTGCTATCTAAAGAAAATCGACGAAATTGGGAGGTATATCTGGAGGAATACGAGAGCATAAGCAATAAATATTTTTTGGAAGCCGAAGCTGCCGTTGATCATCTTGTAAGTGACTATCAAAAGTCATTTAAGCTGGAAGTTAGCCAGAGAAAAAGGATTGAAAAGCATGTCGAGTTGATATCCGACGAAGCCAAAGACACTACTAAAAAACGATATGATGAGGCAAGGAGTATTGCCGAAGAAGTCTCATCAAGAGTTAGGAAATTAACCCAGGAATTGATGGAAAATTTGGAGCAGACCATCAGAAGTGCCAAGCTTCAACTACCAACCCTTAAACTTACAGAGTCCGAGGACAGTCAAATATTTGAAAGTATTAGATCCATTGAGTCTCCAATAATTGAAGAAAAGGACTACGCAAACTTAATTCTAGAAAATATTATTCACCAACTGGATAACATTTATTGGGAAAAAGATGAGCAAGGGAAGATAATAACCAACGCTCAGATAACGGATGCTATTGAGGAAGAACTTGAAGAGGTTAAAGAAAAAATGTACGCCGATATTGAATTGACTCAACTTGGACTTGCTGTCAATATCATTCATCATGAATTCAATAGTACGGTTAATTCACTTCGATCGGGCATAAGAGATCTAAAAAGATGGGCCGATATCGATACAAAAATTGACACTACGTATAAAAATATAAGGTCAAATTTTGAACACTTAGATAGCTATCTCTCCCTTTTGACACCCTTTAATCGAAGGCTTTACAGACGAGAAGAAGTGATAAGGTGCGAAGAAATATACGTTTTCCTGCAAGACGTGTTTAAAGGGAGGATAGAGCGGCATAATATTCAACTAAATAGAACAAAAGGATTTTCGCAAAGCCGTATTAATGGATATAGATCAATATTTTATCCTGTGTTTGTAAACGTCGTTGACAACGCGATTCACTGGCTGAAGACAAAAGCCGACGACGGACCCAGAGTTATAAGATTACATGCAACTGACGATGGCACTCTCTATATCTCCAATAACGGCCCGCAGGTAGCTGTCAATGATTATGAGAAGATATTTGAGCTTGGGTTCTCGAGAAAAGCTGGAGGGAGAGGCATGGGACTTCAGATATCAAAAGAAGTACTGAGGAATGCCAGCTATGATATCTCTCTCAGTGAACCTCGTAAGGATATGACCGTTACGTTTGCAATTAAACCCCTCAAATAA
- a CDS encoding response regulator receiver domain, translating into MPQDYVNDSIEIADKFIKTICFVDDQPIFNNVEDPVNEDIDHRLNANVITKAFAPSGKSCSFYQYQKPEEEDDIINLANSSDVNVLDWRIILQDENPLDGHAIAAEEDNEVDVAEKESRGRYALQLIEKILQRNEYSSPKLILILTAESDIDAIYDPIKEKLTQLGISFESNDTDLSFQNKNFRISIYFKESPQNRHLSEEVRQKTVALVDLPSIVNREFAKLTDGLVLGTALQCISMVRAKTFLLLGSYNKELDPAYLTHKALLPDPKDAEDLLIDIIGSDIKSILKSSEITTKLRDNILPNYIDHTYNQDNYPFVFDDADKIPEIGINPEISKPVLKSVIQNGIEQTFLKNTHPIDQVIYFKKYCHKNLISTFEANAEKATASNIQFAVLTTIKPQYQVSQYYLTQGTVLKEEGNRGNYWLCMQPKCDSVRISTNKRAFLLLKLNIGDISDFQIVINHADPIYLKVKYEVYNSKLVEFKSDGQGNVSSFVEAGIIKFRKGDNLNMVWLAELKSDVAQSISNIFSSQLSRVGYNPSEWLRRSS; encoded by the coding sequence ATGCCCCAGGACTACGTAAATGACTCGATCGAGATTGCCGACAAATTTATAAAAACAATATGTTTTGTAGATGATCAGCCGATTTTCAATAACGTCGAAGATCCCGTTAATGAGGACATAGATCATCGTCTAAATGCTAATGTAATCACTAAAGCATTCGCACCATCCGGCAAGTCATGCTCATTTTATCAATATCAGAAGCCGGAAGAGGAAGATGATATAATAAACCTAGCTAATAGCTCCGATGTAAATGTTCTTGACTGGAGGATAATTTTACAAGACGAGAACCCGCTTGATGGACACGCCATTGCCGCCGAAGAAGACAACGAGGTTGATGTTGCAGAAAAGGAATCGAGGGGACGATATGCATTGCAATTGATTGAAAAGATTTTACAGAGAAATGAGTACAGTTCTCCAAAGCTAATACTAATATTAACCGCAGAGTCAGATATTGATGCTATCTACGACCCTATAAAAGAGAAGCTGACACAGTTGGGGATTAGCTTTGAGTCCAACGATACGGATCTTAGCTTTCAAAATAAAAACTTTCGTATTTCGATCTATTTTAAAGAATCCCCGCAGAATAGGCATTTGTCTGAGGAAGTACGTCAAAAAACTGTTGCCTTAGTAGACCTGCCAAGTATAGTAAACAGAGAGTTCGCAAAGCTAACAGATGGGCTTGTTTTGGGAACTGCTCTCCAGTGTATTTCCATGGTTCGCGCAAAAACATTTTTATTGCTTGGGTCGTACAATAAGGAGTTGGATCCAGCGTACCTCACACATAAAGCATTACTTCCAGATCCCAAGGACGCTGAAGATTTATTGATAGATATCATTGGTAGTGATATTAAATCTATACTAAAAAGCAGCGAAATAACTACAAAGTTGCGTGACAATATACTACCAAACTACATCGATCACACTTACAATCAAGACAATTATCCATTTGTCTTTGACGATGCCGATAAGATCCCTGAAATCGGCATTAATCCTGAAATATCAAAGCCAGTCTTGAAATCGGTTATTCAAAACGGGATCGAGCAAACATTTCTAAAAAACACTCATCCCATTGACCAAGTAATTTACTTCAAAAAGTACTGTCATAAGAATCTTATATCGACCTTCGAGGCGAATGCAGAGAAAGCCACAGCGAGTAATATTCAGTTTGCTGTGTTAACCACAATTAAGCCCCAATATCAAGTTTCTCAATACTACTTAACGCAAGGCACGGTATTAAAGGAGGAAGGAAATCGCGGAAATTATTGGTTATGCATGCAGCCCAAATGTGACAGTGTTAGAATTTCCACAAATAAGAGGGCCTTTTTACTACTGAAGTTAAATATCGGCGATATCAGTGATTTTCAGATAGTGATAAATCATGCCGACCCTATTTACCTTAAAGTTAAATATGAGGTATATAACTCAAAACTTGTTGAGTTCAAATCAGACGGCCAAGGAAACGTTTCGTCTTTTGTAGAAGCCGGCATTATAAAATTCAGGAAGGGAGACAATTTAAATATGGTCTGGCTCGCAGAATTGAAGAGTGATGTTGCTCAAAGCATTTCGAATATTTTCAGCAGCCAACTCTCACGAGTAGGATACAACCCTTCTGAATGGCTAAGAAGGAGCTCCTAG